A window of Ictidomys tridecemlineatus isolate mIctTri1 chromosome 1, mIctTri1.hap1, whole genome shotgun sequence contains these coding sequences:
- the LOC110599561 gene encoding mitochondrial import inner membrane translocase subunit Tim8 A has product MDSSSSSSAAGLGTVDPQLQHFIEVETQKQRFQQLVHQMTELCWEKCMDKPGPKLDSRAEACFVNCIERFIDTSQFILNRLEQTQKSKPVFSESLSD; this is encoded by the coding sequence ATGGATTCTTCCTCGTCCTCCTCTGCGGCGGGTTTGGGCACAGTGGACCCACAGTTGCAGCATTTCATCGAGGTGGAAACTCAGAAGCAGCGCTTTCAGCAGCTGGTGCACCAGATGACTGAACTGTGTTGGGAGAAGTGCATGGACAAGCCCGGGCCAAAGTTGGACAGTCGGGCTGAGGCCTGTTTTGTGAACTGCATTGAGCGATTCATTGATACAAGCCAATTCATCTTGAATCGACTGGAACAGACCCAGAAATCCAAGCCAGTCTTCTCAGAAAGCCTTTCTGACTGA
- the Atg12 gene encoding ubiquitin-like protein ATG12 isoform X2 has product MAEEPESVLQLPSTAAAGGEGLTDVSPETATPEPPSSAAVSPGTEEPSGDTKKKIDILLKAVGDTPIMKTKKWAVERTRTIQGLIDFIKKFLKLVASEQLFIYVNQSFAPSPDQEVGTLYECFGSDGKLVLHYCKSQAWG; this is encoded by the exons ATGGCGGAGGAGCCTGAGTCGGTGTTGCAACTCCCTTCAACTGCTGCTGCCGGCGGTGAAGGACTTACGGATGTCTCCCCAGAAACAGCCACTCCAGAGCCCCCATCTTCTGCTGCAGTCTCGCCGGGGACAGAGGAGCCTTCAGGCGACaccaagaaaaaaa ttGACATCCTACTGAAGGCTGTGGGAGACACCCctataatgaaaacaaagaagtGGGCTGTAGAGCGAACCCGAACCATCCAAGGACTCATTGACTTCATCAAGAAGTTCCTTAAACTTGTGGCCTCGGAACAGTTG tTTATTTATGTGAATCAGTCCTTTGCTCCTTCCCCAGACCAGGAAGTCGGGACCCTCTATGAG tgttTTGGCAGTGATGGTAAACTGGTCCTACATTACTGCAAATCTCAGGCCTGGGGATGA
- the Atg12 gene encoding ubiquitin-like protein ATG12 isoform X1 produces MAEEPESVLQLPSTAAAGGEGLTDVSPETATPEPPSSAAVSPGTEEPSGDTKKKIDILLKAVGDTPIMKTKKWAVERTRTIQGLIDFIKKFLKLVASEQLCCFCPILLKFIYVNQSFAPSPDQEVGTLYECFGSDGKLVLHYCKSQAWG; encoded by the exons ATGGCGGAGGAGCCTGAGTCGGTGTTGCAACTCCCTTCAACTGCTGCTGCCGGCGGTGAAGGACTTACGGATGTCTCCCCAGAAACAGCCACTCCAGAGCCCCCATCTTCTGCTGCAGTCTCGCCGGGGACAGAGGAGCCTTCAGGCGACaccaagaaaaaaa ttGACATCCTACTGAAGGCTGTGGGAGACACCCctataatgaaaacaaagaagtGGGCTGTAGAGCGAACCCGAACCATCCAAGGACTCATTGACTTCATCAAGAAGTTCCTTAAACTTGTGGCCTCGGAACAGTTG TGTTGCTTTTGTCCCATTCTTCTAAAG tTTATTTATGTGAATCAGTCCTTTGCTCCTTCCCCAGACCAGGAAGTCGGGACCCTCTATGAG tgttTTGGCAGTGATGGTAAACTGGTCCTACATTACTGCAAATCTCAGGCCTGGGGATGA
- the Atg12 gene encoding ubiquitin-like protein ATG12 isoform X3 — protein sequence MAEEPESVLQLPSTAAAGGEGLTDVSPETATPEPPSSAAVSPGTEEPSGDTKKKIYLCESVLCSFPRPGSRDPL from the exons ATGGCGGAGGAGCCTGAGTCGGTGTTGCAACTCCCTTCAACTGCTGCTGCCGGCGGTGAAGGACTTACGGATGTCTCCCCAGAAACAGCCACTCCAGAGCCCCCATCTTCTGCTGCAGTCTCGCCGGGGACAGAGGAGCCTTCAGGCGACaccaagaaaaaaa tTTATTTATGTGAATCAGTCCTTTGCTCCTTCCCCAGACCAGGAAGTCGGGACCCTCTATGA